From the genome of Desulfobulbaceae bacterium, one region includes:
- a CDS encoding DedA family protein — protein MTHFFTTHGLTGLFFASLLASTIIPFGSEWLLIALISQGLDLNLTVATATAGNFLGACITYWLGFTGSSYFIEKIFKIRPESIARAHTFFDRYGSWSLLFSWLPIVGDPLCLVSGTLRFSFGRFSVLVLTGKWARYLSVALITKGLV, from the coding sequence ATGACGCATTTTTTTACAACCCACGGCTTAACAGGCCTTTTTTTCGCCAGCCTCCTGGCCTCCACGATCATCCCCTTTGGCTCAGAATGGCTGCTTATCGCACTTATTTCCCAAGGCCTTGACCTCAATCTCACTGTTGCAACAGCCACCGCCGGCAATTTTTTAGGGGCATGTATCACCTATTGGCTTGGGTTCACCGGATCGTCCTATTTTATTGAAAAAATTTTCAAAATAAGGCCTGAATCTATTGCTCGGGCGCATACGTTCTTCGATCGTTATGGTTCCTGGAGCCTTTTGTTCAGCTGGCTTCCGATCGTCGGAGATCCCCTCTGTCTGGTTAGCGGAACATTACGCTTTTCTTTTGGCAGATTTAGTGTGCTGGTTCTTACTGGAAAATGGGCCCGCTATCTCTCTGTCGCGCTGATAACTAAAGGCCTTGTTTGA
- a CDS encoding HDOD domain-containing protein, which yields MDIDQQLKFLKKIDFFDGFDEPELRQFIAVTKWLKVPANQQIIKEDSMERVFYILVKGQVSVVKTLGQGKKTVELTTLGSGACFGEMSLVMDVKRTAGVITKKECFILMVEPGIINTSNVFLQLKFYKRFCEILVSRLIQANEKVAEYEKSANLEDLKEVQLPSEVAEYKDTKPPDNPKYCPDDHSDQEETIMVIPPLPDKKDRIVKGKIHRKVSATLNLPINPTAIKLLEPLLVGECENTRLFTDLLLTDPVLSCKVMQVANSSFFRRSNPVASVAHAIITVGIAHFQEVLTETIEQVRFVKPFQGFKQVARSFWRHSVVVARIAATLKDVIRINLPSDVFLAGLLHDLGVLVLDPIEPNFYPHLADKDSIVATDFLKAETSYIGIDHGQAGAWYGESIGIPAPYLHAMRFHHDLENARDDALLAALVHLADMFATIHGCGLGNGENQVINPLESFGWIIIQDNHHPFLEVNISDFVNTFNEELSKTWSSITGGLTN from the coding sequence ATGGATATCGATCAACAACTAAAGTTCCTCAAGAAAATCGACTTTTTTGATGGCTTTGACGAGCCTGAACTCCGCCAGTTTATTGCCGTAACTAAGTGGCTCAAAGTACCAGCGAACCAGCAAATCATCAAAGAAGACTCCATGGAGAGAGTATTCTATATTCTCGTCAAGGGTCAGGTTTCAGTTGTTAAAACTCTTGGACAGGGCAAAAAAACGGTTGAGCTGACTACCTTAGGCTCAGGTGCGTGCTTTGGTGAGATGTCCCTCGTTATGGATGTTAAGCGAACAGCGGGCGTGATAACCAAGAAAGAGTGTTTTATTTTGATGGTGGAACCAGGCATCATCAACACCTCAAATGTTTTTCTGCAACTAAAATTCTATAAACGCTTTTGTGAAATCCTTGTTTCGCGCTTGATTCAAGCAAACGAAAAAGTTGCTGAGTATGAAAAATCTGCTAACCTTGAAGATCTGAAAGAGGTTCAACTCCCTTCAGAAGTGGCCGAATACAAAGATACAAAGCCACCAGACAACCCGAAGTACTGCCCTGATGATCACTCCGACCAGGAAGAGACCATCATGGTTATTCCGCCTCTACCCGACAAAAAAGACAGGATTGTTAAAGGCAAAATCCATCGTAAAGTTTCTGCTACCCTTAACCTGCCAATTAATCCGACCGCCATTAAATTACTGGAACCCCTATTAGTTGGCGAGTGCGAAAATACCCGCCTTTTCACGGATCTTCTTCTTACCGACCCGGTCTTAAGCTGTAAGGTAATGCAAGTAGCCAACTCTTCTTTTTTCAGACGATCAAATCCGGTGGCCTCGGTTGCACATGCTATAATCACCGTCGGTATCGCACATTTTCAGGAGGTGCTGACTGAGACAATTGAGCAGGTCCGTTTCGTCAAACCATTTCAAGGCTTCAAACAGGTCGCTCGTTCGTTCTGGCGTCACTCTGTCGTTGTCGCCCGCATTGCCGCGACGCTAAAAGATGTCATTCGCATCAACCTTCCCAGTGATGTCTTTCTGGCAGGTTTACTCCATGACCTCGGTGTGCTGGTGCTTGATCCCATCGAACCAAACTTCTACCCGCATCTCGCCGACAAGGATTCCATTGTCGCCACAGACTTCCTTAAAGCAGAGACTTCCTACATTGGCATAGATCACGGGCAGGCCGGTGCCTGGTACGGTGAAAGTATCGGCATTCCAGCGCCCTACCTTCACGCCATGCGTTTTCACCATGACCTTGAAAATGCCAGGGACGACGCGCTCCTGGCTGCTCTTGTACATTTAGCAGACATGTTCGCCACCATACACGGCTGCGGATTGGGAAATGGCGAAAATCAGGTAATCAACCCACTTGAATCGTTTGGCTGGATTATCATCCAGGATAACCACCACCCATTTCTTGAAGTAAATATCTCTGACTTTGTTAATACCTTTAACGAAGAGCTCTCGAAAACGTGGAGTAGTATCACCGGCGGTTTAACCAATTGA